A portion of the Polaribacter cellanae genome contains these proteins:
- a CDS encoding MGMT family protein has protein sequence MKESDNFFDKVYKVARLIPHGRVTSYGAIATYLGAAKSARMVGWAMNNSHNQKKEVPAHRVVNKKGLLTGKHHFDGTNLMQQLLESEGIVVVENQIQDLETVFWNPMEELS, from the coding sequence ATGAAAGAGTCAGATAATTTTTTTGATAAAGTGTATAAAGTGGCACGTTTAATTCCACATGGAAGAGTAACAAGTTATGGCGCAATTGCTACGTATTTAGGTGCTGCAAAATCTGCAAGAATGGTGGGTTGGGCAATGAATAATTCTCATAATCAAAAAAAAGAAGTTCCAGCACATAGAGTTGTCAATAAAAAAGGATTATTAACAGGAAAACATCATTTCGATGGCACAAATCTAATGCAACAATTATTAGAAAGCGAAGGAATTGTGGTTGTTGAAAATCAAATTCAGGATTTAGAAACTGTTTTTTGGAATCCGATGGAAGAGTTATCTTAA